The region CATGACGGTGGCGGCGCTGGCGGCGAGGTCGGCATCGCCCCGGGCGGTGAGCAGGAAGACGAGCACGCTCTCCTCCTGAATGAGGACGAGGAGGACACCGCCATCGAATTCCAGGTAGATCTGGCGCATCTTGCGGCGCACCTGGCGATAGCCATCCAGCATCTGACTGAGGATGTCCGTGAGGTCCAGCGCGCGACCTTCGGAAAAGGGCATCTGACGGTGGATGGTGTTGCGGCCTTTGAAGAGCATGACTCCTGCCACGCCTTCCAGCCGTTGCAGGGCAGCCACGGCGGCGATGAGGGAATTCAGTGTCATGGCGCAGTGCTTCGGGCCAGGGAGTCACGCACTTGCTTCAGAGAGCGGCGGTTGCTGCTGACGACGCCATGCCAGCCGCTGGCGGAATGGTGAAAGGCGGTCTGGCCTTCGCGGTCCTCGACGATGCCGAGCTGGAGCTGGTGCATGCCGAGGGTATCGGCCAGCTTTTGGGCAAAGTAGGTGACGTATTTCACCTCGCTGGCAAAGCGCTGGGCAGATTCCGTATCCCCACCGGTGAGGGATTCACGGCCCTGCTGGGTATCCATTTTGATAAAACCAGGGTCTGGCTCCATGCGAATGACATTGGCGGGTTGCTGCCCTTGCTGGGGACGGTTGGCTGAGATGGGAATGATTCTGGTTGCTTCCACGTCCATTAATTAAGCATGTGCTGTGCCATCTTTATGCACTCTGCAATCCGCACTTCTTCCTTGACGGGCGTTCTGTATTCGACATCGGCTGAAGCCTCGCTCTAACTCCGGGCGTATTCTTCTCCCCTTCCTTCTCTCCCCATGTCCTCTATTTTTGAACTTTTTTCCCTTCAGAATCAAACTGCCGTGATCATCGGCGGCACTGGCGAGCTGTGCGGTGCCATCGCCGAAGGCTATGCCAGCGCCGGTGCAGAGGTGGTGCTGGTGGGGCGCGACCCAGCCAAGGCTGAAAAGCGGCTGGAGGCCATCCACGCCGCCGGTGGCGAGGGCTACTTCGTCAGCGCGGATGCCTCGCGCAAATCGGACCTGCAACTGCTGCTGGACCAGGTGCTGGAGCGCTCCGGCGGCTGCCAAATCCTGGTGAATGGTGCGGGCGTGAACTCTGCCACGCCTTTCCTGGACATCCCGGAAGAAGAGTATGACCGCATCATGGGCATCAACACCAAGGGTGTGTTCCTGGCCTGTCAGGTCTTCGGCAAATATTTTGTGGAGCAGAAGGTGCCTGCCTCCATCATCAATCTGGGCTCCATGTCCGGCCTCCTGCCGCTGAGCCGTGTCTTCACCTACAGCATGTCCAAAGGGGCGGTGCACAATCTGAGCAAGAACCTGGCCCGCGAGTGGGCTCCGCTGAACATCCGCGTGAACACGCTGGTGCCCGGCTTTTTCCCAGCCGAGCAGAATAAAAAGGTGCTAACACCGGACCGCGTGGCGAAGATCATGGGCCACACGCCGATGAACCGCTTTGGCACGGCCAATGAACTGGTGGGCGCGGCACTGCTGCTGGCGGCCAATGGCGCAGGCAGCTTCATCACCGGCCAAGAAATGGTGGTGGATGGCGGCTACAGCTCAATGACGATCTGAGGTGTGTTTTGGGACGGCCCGGTGCTGGGCCACCTAACCAAAGATGCTT is a window of Prosthecobacter algae DNA encoding:
- a CDS encoding SDR family oxidoreductase; this encodes MSSIFELFSLQNQTAVIIGGTGELCGAIAEGYASAGAEVVLVGRDPAKAEKRLEAIHAAGGEGYFVSADASRKSDLQLLLDQVLERSGGCQILVNGAGVNSATPFLDIPEEEYDRIMGINTKGVFLACQVFGKYFVEQKVPASIINLGSMSGLLPLSRVFTYSMSKGAVHNLSKNLAREWAPLNIRVNTLVPGFFPAEQNKKVLTPDRVAKIMGHTPMNRFGTANELVGAALLLAANGAGSFITGQEMVVDGGYSSMTI